A region of Candidatus Caccoplasma merdavium DNA encodes the following proteins:
- a CDS encoding TolC family protein, protein MKKRSSLRFLFGVVAVVAGSLLSASAQHTAGEKHLSRPLPEQWAEDSLFVQQLPVTGRWWLNLDDTLLDSLITVAFANSPDLKTLFYRVQSAQAALRMKQSAYYPSLQANFGWNKNQTSGRVSDAGTQAREQFFSGALTTSWEIDLFGSTTLQVRSQKAQYRISMETYNAALVSLAAQVASAYAQLRVWQQQEGVARRNISSQKSILEMTEVRYQTGLASQLDVAQARSVYFSTLATVPSIEAGITVQINVLALLVGTHPTALIPVLEKERPIPDFRTIVPVGVPANLLRQRPDIRAAEQSVVASAALVGASRSDYLPRLVLNGSIGFAARNMSEFFDHRSLTYSIAPSLTWTLFQGRQYTQASRQARAEWQASIEQYNLAVLTAVQEVDNAMAYYKGAVKQLGVLYDLVEQGKITLTLSLDLYKRGLSTFQNVLDAQRSLLDYQNGLVSAQGIALSAVIDLYRALGGGWDNTSE, encoded by the coding sequence CTTTGCCCGAACAGTGGGCCGAAGACAGCCTGTTTGTGCAGCAGTTGCCGGTTACCGGCCGTTGGTGGCTCAATCTCGACGATACGTTGCTCGACTCCCTCATCACGGTGGCGTTTGCCAACAGTCCCGACCTGAAAACCCTCTTTTACAGGGTGCAGTCGGCACAGGCGGCTCTGCGTATGAAGCAGAGTGCCTACTATCCCTCGTTGCAGGCAAATTTCGGCTGGAACAAAAACCAGACCAGTGGCCGGGTGTCCGATGCGGGAACGCAGGCGCGCGAACAGTTTTTCTCGGGGGCCCTCACCACCTCTTGGGAGATAGACCTTTTCGGTTCCACGACTTTGCAGGTGCGTTCGCAGAAGGCTCAATATCGCATATCGATGGAGACCTACAACGCCGCATTGGTATCGTTGGCCGCGCAGGTGGCCTCGGCCTATGCCCAGTTGCGAGTATGGCAGCAACAGGAGGGGGTGGCCCGTCGGAATATCAGTTCACAGAAATCGATTCTCGAAATGACCGAGGTACGCTACCAAACGGGACTGGCTTCGCAACTCGATGTGGCACAAGCCCGTTCGGTCTATTTCAGCACCCTTGCCACCGTGCCTTCCATCGAAGCCGGGATAACCGTGCAAATCAATGTCCTGGCTTTGCTGGTCGGAACCCACCCTACGGCCTTGATTCCGGTACTGGAAAAAGAACGTCCCATTCCCGATTTCCGCACGATAGTCCCCGTGGGTGTCCCGGCCAACCTGTTGCGGCAACGTCCCGACATACGGGCTGCCGAGCAGTCGGTCGTGGCGTCCGCCGCATTGGTGGGCGCTTCCCGGTCCGACTATCTGCCCCGTTTGGTGTTGAACGGCTCGATAGGTTTTGCGGCGCGGAACATGAGCGAATTTTTCGACCACCGGAGCCTCACTTACTCCATTGCTCCCTCGCTCACATGGACCCTTTTCCAAGGACGCCAATACACCCAGGCCAGCCGGCAGGCGAGAGCCGAGTGGCAGGCCAGCATCGAGCAGTACAATCTGGCCGTGCTGACGGCGGTGCAGGAAGTCGACAACGCGATGGCCTATTACAAGGGAGCCGTCAAGCAGTTGGGGGTGCTCTACGATCTTGTGGAGCAGGGTAAAATCACCCTCACCCTTTCTCTCGACCTTTACAAGCGGGGCCTTTCTACGTTCCAGAATGTCCTCGATGCGCAACGCTCCTTGCTCGATTACCAGAACGGACTGGTGTCGGCGCAGGGGATAGCGCTCTCGGCGGTCATCGACCTTTACCGGGCTTTGGGCGGAGGTTGGGACAATACCTCGGAATAG
- a CDS encoding efflux RND transporter periplasmic adaptor subunit, which translates to MMFRSLYISLLAAALSLQACREKPSATPVAVPDITVAYPQQRSVTLYKEYPGYISAWNAVDVVARVSGYLLESYPVSGAVVNKGDLLYVIEPTQYEDAVKQAEAGVLDARATLDYAQNNYTRMKEARSSNAVSEIDLIQARSNMQIAEAALSNAEAALNTARTNLSYCYIHAPYSGHISLTAYSEGGYIAGQSSPARMSTIYQDSAVYAYFSIEDALYLKIVENLRKTQPTAADRRVMVYTRENAEPYSGTVDYLAPNINLSTGTITLRAAVRNPRGELKDGLYVTVRIKSDYKENALLVPSLSIGTDQLGKYLYVVGADDKVRYRHIETSGTVDDTLTIVENGLRPDERFVTRALLKVREGMTVRPVLAP; encoded by the coding sequence ATGATGTTTCGGAGTTTATACATTTCCCTTTTGGCTGCGGCACTCTCCCTGCAAGCGTGTCGGGAGAAGCCGTCGGCTACTCCCGTGGCGGTGCCCGACATAACGGTGGCATATCCGCAGCAGCGTTCGGTTACTTTGTATAAGGAGTATCCCGGCTACATATCGGCCTGGAATGCGGTCGATGTCGTGGCGAGGGTGTCGGGCTATTTGTTGGAAAGCTATCCGGTATCGGGTGCTGTTGTAAACAAGGGCGACTTGCTCTATGTGATAGAGCCCACCCAATACGAAGATGCCGTGAAACAGGCCGAGGCGGGAGTCCTCGACGCTCGTGCCACACTCGATTATGCCCAGAACAATTACACCCGCATGAAGGAGGCGCGCAGCAGCAACGCCGTGAGTGAGATAGACCTGATACAGGCTCGCTCCAACATGCAGATAGCCGAGGCCGCGCTGTCGAATGCCGAGGCCGCATTGAACACGGCACGGACCAATCTGAGCTATTGTTATATACATGCGCCTTACTCCGGACATATCTCCCTGACGGCCTATTCCGAGGGCGGATACATTGCGGGGCAATCTTCTCCGGCTCGCATGTCGACCATCTATCAGGATTCGGCCGTGTATGCCTATTTCTCGATAGAAGACGCACTATATCTGAAAATCGTCGAGAACCTGCGCAAGACCCAGCCCACAGCCGCCGACCGCCGGGTGATGGTTTATACTCGGGAAAACGCCGAACCCTATTCGGGCACGGTCGATTATCTGGCGCCCAACATCAATCTCTCTACCGGGACGATTACGTTGCGCGCCGCGGTAAGAAACCCCCGCGGGGAATTGAAAGACGGCCTTTATGTAACTGTGCGCATCAAGTCCGATTATAAAGAAAATGCCCTTCTTGTCCCGAGCCTTTCCATCGGAACCGACCAACTCGGGAAGTACCTCTATGTTGTGGGTGCCGACGACAAGGTCAGGTATCGGCATATCGAAACCTCCGGCACGGTCGACGATACCCTGACCATCGTGGAAAATGGTTTGCGGCCCGACGAACGCTTCGTGACCCGGGCTTTGCTGAAAGTGCGTGAGGGCATGACCGTGCGTCCGGTGCTTGCACCGTAA
- a CDS encoding multidrug efflux RND transporter permease subunit: MFSKFFIDRPVFATVLALLMVLAGIVSLEVLPVAQFPDITPPTVQVSAVYPGASAATVAQSVGTVIEEQVNGVDGMIYMSSTSSSSGSYTLTVTFEVGTDIDMATVLVQNRVAIAEGNLPEAVVEQGITTRKQSTDIVLLLALESDSTLYDGLYLSNYAQLHFTDALSRLPGVGSVKVFGAGSYSMRVWLNPELMRMRGVTPSDVFAAIQAQNVEVSAGTVGSQPIDEPVDFQFTLTARGLLTTAEDFGNLVIKVLPEGNYLRLRDIARIDLGSQTYNVASTQNGRKSASMAVYQSPGSNALSVSKLVREEMDKLTGNLPAGVHYEVVLDTTDYVSASVDEVLKTFVETTLLVILVILLFLQNGRAVIIPSLTIPVSLVTTFAVMHLFGFSINMLTLFGLVLAIAIVVDDAIVVVENTTRLLDTGRYSTREAVIRAMGEITGPVIGVVLVLMAVFIPTAFVAGVTGELYKQFALTIAAATFFSGLNSLTLTPALCALFLRPSAPTRNLVYRAFDKGYNRLVSVYTSLASWLIRRPVSTAVLFLLFSTAALLLFWRWPTSFIPEEDQGYFVVSVQLPPASSLQRTEAVAARVGALLSDYPEVVYYTAINGFSLIQGGENSNTSTFFVILQNWNLRKGKGRSVFDIIADFNRRVQSVEEAVVYAVNPPAIPGLGVSGGLALELQDRNNLGTNELENAVDALLAATSETPQLASMNSAFQGNSPQYFLHIDRDKAKMQGLKIDDIFTTLSLYLGSAYVNDFVDFGRVYQVKIGAAADSRARIDDVLRLSVRNAAGDMVPFSSFTTIEERLGLSTVSRYNMYSAAAITAVTAQGYSSQQGIDAVERLIDRVLGDNFGYEWTGTTYQETQAGASISLIFLLALLVVWLVLSAQYESWTTPVAVLLGLPFALLGVVAGCFLMGLSVSIYTQIGVVLLIALSAKNAILIVEFARDYRAQGESIEQAAIEAGRVRLRPILMTSLAFVLGVMPLIFASGAGAASRIALGTAVVFGMAVNMILGTLFIPCFYCLMQRLEERLFRPKKQRPPERNTLPQV; encoded by the coding sequence ATGTTTTCAAAATTCTTTATCGACCGTCCTGTTTTTGCTACGGTACTGGCACTCCTCATGGTGCTGGCCGGGATTGTGTCGCTCGAAGTCCTGCCCGTGGCGCAATTTCCCGATATCACTCCGCCCACGGTACAGGTGTCGGCGGTATATCCCGGTGCGAGTGCCGCGACGGTGGCCCAGTCGGTGGGAACGGTTATCGAGGAGCAGGTAAACGGGGTCGACGGCATGATATACATGAGCTCGACCTCCTCTTCATCGGGCAGCTACACCTTGACGGTCACGTTTGAGGTGGGTACCGACATCGACATGGCTACCGTCTTGGTGCAGAACCGGGTGGCGATAGCCGAAGGCAACTTGCCCGAAGCGGTGGTGGAACAGGGCATTACCACGCGCAAGCAATCGACCGACATCGTGTTGTTGCTGGCTCTTGAATCCGATTCGACGCTGTACGACGGGTTGTACCTCTCCAATTATGCGCAGCTCCACTTTACCGATGCGTTGTCGCGTCTGCCCGGTGTGGGCAGCGTGAAGGTGTTCGGTGCTGGGAGTTACAGCATGCGGGTATGGCTCAATCCCGAGCTGATGCGTATGCGCGGGGTTACGCCCTCCGATGTCTTTGCGGCCATACAGGCACAGAATGTCGAGGTCTCGGCCGGGACGGTCGGCAGTCAGCCGATCGACGAGCCGGTCGATTTCCAGTTCACCCTCACGGCACGAGGTCTGCTCACGACTGCCGAGGATTTTGGCAATTTGGTCATAAAGGTTTTGCCCGAAGGAAATTATCTGCGTCTGCGCGACATTGCCCGAATCGACCTCGGCAGCCAGACCTACAACGTCGCATCTACCCAAAACGGCCGGAAGTCGGCTTCGATGGCGGTGTATCAGTCGCCCGGTTCCAATGCGTTGAGTGTCTCCAAGCTTGTCAGGGAAGAGATGGACAAGTTGACCGGGAATCTGCCGGCCGGTGTGCATTATGAGGTGGTTCTCGACACGACCGATTATGTGTCGGCTTCGGTCGATGAGGTGTTGAAGACATTTGTCGAAACGACACTTTTGGTCATATTGGTCATTCTGCTGTTCCTGCAAAACGGTCGGGCTGTCATCATACCATCGCTCACCATACCCGTTTCTCTGGTAACAACCTTTGCGGTCATGCACCTGTTTGGTTTCTCCATCAACATGCTGACCCTCTTCGGGCTGGTGTTGGCCATTGCCATCGTGGTCGACGATGCCATCGTGGTGGTTGAGAATACGACCCGCCTGCTCGATACCGGAAGGTATTCGACCCGTGAGGCGGTTATCCGGGCCATGGGCGAGATTACCGGACCGGTCATCGGGGTCGTGCTGGTGCTGATGGCGGTGTTTATCCCCACGGCTTTTGTGGCCGGCGTTACCGGCGAGCTCTACAAGCAGTTTGCCCTTACCATTGCGGCCGCGACATTTTTCAGCGGGCTCAATTCGCTGACCCTCACGCCGGCTCTCTGCGCCCTCTTCCTGCGACCGTCGGCTCCGACCCGGAATTTGGTCTATCGGGCTTTTGACAAGGGGTATAATCGTCTCGTGTCGGTATATACGTCGCTCGCCTCATGGCTCATACGGCGTCCGGTGTCGACGGCCGTGCTGTTTCTCCTCTTCTCGACCGCTGCGTTGCTGCTCTTTTGGCGGTGGCCCACTTCGTTTATTCCCGAGGAGGACCAAGGTTATTTTGTGGTGTCGGTGCAGTTGCCTCCGGCATCGAGCCTCCAACGCACCGAAGCGGTTGCGGCTCGGGTGGGAGCGTTATTGTCCGACTATCCCGAAGTGGTTTATTATACGGCCATCAATGGCTTTTCCTTGATACAGGGTGGCGAAAACTCCAATACCTCCACCTTTTTTGTGATTTTACAGAATTGGAACTTGCGCAAAGGGAAAGGAAGAAGCGTGTTCGATATTATCGCCGACTTCAACCGTCGCGTGCAGTCGGTCGAAGAGGCGGTCGTCTATGCGGTGAACCCTCCCGCCATTCCGGGACTGGGGGTGAGCGGCGGTCTGGCCTTGGAGCTGCAAGATCGGAATAACTTGGGAACGAACGAACTCGAAAATGCGGTCGATGCCTTGTTGGCGGCTACCTCAGAAACTCCTCAACTGGCTTCAATGAACAGTGCTTTCCAGGGAAACTCTCCCCAGTATTTCCTCCATATCGACCGCGACAAGGCCAAGATGCAGGGCTTGAAGATCGATGACATTTTCACGACTCTTTCGCTCTATTTGGGTTCGGCATATGTCAATGACTTTGTCGATTTCGGACGTGTTTATCAGGTGAAAATCGGGGCTGCTGCCGATAGCCGCGCCCGCATCGACGATGTGTTGAGGCTGAGCGTGCGCAATGCCGCGGGCGATATGGTGCCCTTTTCGTCGTTTACCACGATAGAAGAACGGCTGGGTCTGTCGACCGTGTCGCGTTACAACATGTATTCGGCGGCGGCCATTACGGCGGTTACCGCACAAGGATACAGTTCGCAGCAGGGTATCGATGCCGTGGAACGGCTCATCGACCGTGTGCTGGGTGACAATTTCGGTTATGAATGGACGGGAACCACCTATCAGGAGACGCAGGCCGGCGCGTCGATAAGTCTCATTTTCTTGTTGGCCCTGCTGGTGGTGTGGCTGGTGCTCTCGGCGCAGTATGAGAGTTGGACCACTCCGGTGGCCGTCCTGCTGGGTCTCCCGTTTGCCCTTCTCGGCGTTGTTGCCGGTTGCTTCCTTATGGGGCTGTCGGTGAGCATATACACGCAGATAGGCGTTGTCCTTCTCATTGCCCTGTCGGCCAAGAATGCCATTCTCATCGTCGAGTTTGCCCGCGATTACAGGGCGCAGGGCGAGTCGATAGAGCAGGCTGCCATCGAGGCCGGCCGGGTGCGTCTGCGGCCTATCCTCATGACCTCGCTCGCTTTTGTGTTGGGCGTGATGCCCTTGATTTTTGCTTCCGGTGCCGGAGCCGCAAGCCGCATCGCCTTGGGAACGGCGGTCGTCTTCGGCATGGCGGTGAACATGATATTGGGTACGTTGTTTATTCCCTGTTTTTATTGCCTGATGCAGCGCCTCGAAGAGCGGCTGTTCCGGCCGAAAAAGCAACGGCCGCCCGAGAGGAATACCTTGCCACAAGTTTAA
- a CDS encoding dihydrofolate reductase — translation MKKIFCAMITATLLSACADKNDDRSNAEAFNYSVEQFADLEILRYRVPGFEELSLQQKELVYYLTEAALQGRDILFDQNGKWNLPIRRTLEAVYTQYAGDKESADFKALEKYLKQVWFANGIHHHYSTDKFTPEFSQSFFEEAVRALPAESLPLQEGGTTDELLANICPVIFNPDTLAKRVNLTAGEDLIATSASNYYDGVTQAEAEAFYDAMKTPGDTMPPSFGLNSRLVKRNGKIYEEVNRVGGHYGAAIEKIVYWLEKASTVAENDKQRQVIDLLIDYYRTGDLKTFDEYSIQWVTDLDSRIDFVNGFIEVYGDPIGLKGSWESIVNFKDLEASHRTEIISANAQWFEDNSPTDTAFKKEEVKGVSAKVITAAILAGDCYPSTPIGVNLPNADWIRHIHGSKSVTIENITSAYDKAAQGNGFNQEFMWSDTERKLVEKYGFLVDNLHTDLHECLGHGSGKLLPGTNPEAMRSYSSTLEETRADLFALYFLADAKLIELGLLPDAEAYKAEYYRYMMNGLMTQLTRIVPGKNIEESHMRNRQLIARWIMEKGADDKVLELKKRDGKTYVVVNDYEKMRTLIGELLAEVQRIKSTGDYEAGKNLVETYGVKVDPELHAEVLDRYTHLGIKPYKGFVNPVYTPVYDNEGNITDITVSYNEGYAEQMLRYSRDYSPLPSYNE, via the coding sequence ATGAAAAAAATCTTTTGCGCTATGATAACAGCCACCCTCCTTTCGGCCTGTGCCGATAAAAACGACGACCGGTCAAACGCCGAAGCGTTCAACTACTCGGTCGAGCAGTTTGCCGACCTCGAAATACTCCGCTACCGGGTACCGGGCTTTGAAGAGCTCTCGCTCCAACAAAAAGAACTCGTCTACTACCTCACCGAAGCCGCCCTGCAAGGACGCGACATACTCTTCGACCAAAACGGCAAATGGAACCTGCCCATACGCCGCACCCTCGAAGCCGTCTACACCCAATACGCAGGCGACAAAGAAAGTGCCGACTTCAAGGCATTGGAGAAATACCTGAAACAAGTGTGGTTTGCCAACGGTATCCACCACCACTACTCGACCGACAAATTCACGCCCGAGTTCAGCCAGAGCTTCTTCGAAGAGGCCGTGCGCGCCCTGCCGGCCGAGAGCCTGCCCCTCCAAGAGGGCGGAACCACCGATGAACTGTTGGCAAACATCTGCCCGGTCATCTTCAACCCCGACACCCTCGCCAAGCGCGTGAACCTCACCGCCGGCGAAGACCTCATCGCCACATCGGCCAGCAACTACTACGACGGCGTGACACAAGCCGAAGCCGAGGCTTTCTACGATGCCATGAAGACCCCCGGCGACACCATGCCCCCCTCGTTCGGGCTCAACAGCCGCCTGGTAAAACGCAACGGGAAAATCTATGAAGAGGTGAACCGTGTAGGCGGCCACTACGGCGCGGCCATCGAAAAAATCGTCTACTGGCTCGAAAAAGCCTCGACCGTGGCCGAGAACGACAAGCAACGCCAAGTCATCGACCTGCTCATCGACTATTACCGCACCGGCGACCTCAAAACCTTCGACGAATACTCGATTCAGTGGGTGACCGACCTCGACTCGCGCATCGACTTCGTCAACGGATTCATCGAAGTCTACGGCGACCCCATCGGGTTGAAAGGCAGCTGGGAGTCGATTGTCAACTTCAAAGACCTTGAAGCCTCGCACCGCACCGAAATCATCAGCGCCAACGCACAGTGGTTCGAAGACAACTCGCCCACCGACACGGCATTCAAGAAAGAAGAGGTAAAAGGCGTCTCGGCCAAAGTCATCACCGCCGCCATTCTCGCCGGCGACTGCTACCCGTCGACCCCCATCGGCGTGAACCTGCCCAACGCCGACTGGATAAGACATATCCACGGCTCGAAATCGGTAACCATCGAAAACATCACATCGGCCTACGACAAGGCCGCCCAAGGCAATGGCTTCAACCAGGAATTCATGTGGAGCGACACCGAACGAAAACTGGTCGAGAAATACGGATTCCTGGTCGACAACCTCCATACCGACCTGCACGAATGCCTCGGACACGGCTCGGGCAAACTCCTACCGGGCACCAATCCCGAAGCCATGCGTTCATACAGCTCGACACTCGAAGAGACCCGTGCCGACCTCTTCGCGCTCTATTTCCTGGCCGATGCCAAACTCATCGAATTGGGACTTCTCCCCGATGCCGAAGCCTACAAAGCCGAATATTACCGCTACATGATGAACGGCCTGATGACACAGCTCACCCGCATCGTTCCCGGTAAGAACATCGAGGAATCGCACATGCGCAACCGCCAGCTCATTGCCCGCTGGATTATGGAGAAGGGTGCCGACGACAAGGTACTCGAACTGAAAAAACGCGACGGAAAGACCTACGTCGTGGTGAATGACTACGAAAAGATGCGCACACTCATCGGCGAACTGCTGGCCGAGGTACAACGCATCAAATCGACCGGAGACTACGAGGCCGGGAAAAACCTCGTCGAAACCTACGGCGTAAAAGTCGACCCCGAACTGCACGCCGAAGTGCTCGACCGCTACACCCACTTGGGCATCAAGCCCTACAAAGGCTTTGTCAATCCGGTCTACACCCCCGTCTACGACAACGAGGGCAACATTACCGACATCACCGTATCGTACAACGAGGGATATGCCGAGCAGATGCTCCGCTACTCGCGCGACTACTCGCCCCTGCCCTCTTACAACGAATAG